One window of Rhizobium tropici CIAT 899 genomic DNA carries:
- a CDS encoding helix-turn-helix domain-containing protein, with protein sequence MSTLLNPPASNEAITPAQCRAARALLAWSQQELASRARVATSTVADFERGHRNPIQQNAEAIRGVLEAEGIAFRAGGAVIGPTLPAFADRKDAGLPIRWVDATDLSQWAERRDGQGSLPTLLAKLARANRPILLRFPSDEGVQHAGWDGVTEASEASEYIPLGVTGWEIGTQRDRIASKADDDYKKRSENPLGLIPAELTFIFVTPRHWPQKEMWAQKKRAENIWKDVRAYDGDNLVHWIELYPAVGLWLAIALGKRPAGALDLREYWLEWALATQWQLPSELVLCDRDESATRILRWLRGPSSVLAVKGESPAEVSGFVYAAINQLPANLAEYYLCRSLVVANSETARLIGDSATPLVIVVLDPEPGPAQALAKKGHHVLAAYGQDASSSGDAIVLERPARENIKIVLEGVGVPSEMAGRMARDSSRSLGILRRLMPSSPGRVPAWAKGLPSQSLIAALLAGGWDESSEGDKSVLSRLADMPYEPFAASLAGLAGNFDSPLRKVGSVWKIASPRDAWGLLAADISPSHMERFAAVALDVLSAADPRYEMPAEERWYASVRGVHPEFSKNLRNGVGEVLIILALFGKLASSVPSAELQPDLIIQRLLSGADRQRWWSLSRDFQLLAEASPSSFLSALDDALGQDDSPVAVLFGHDTSPLFGAEHLSTLLWALETLAWSPDYLGRAASILGALDELDPGGRYTNRPGSSLRTTFLLWAPQTHATLEQRLRVLDRLRARFPKAAWKLLLGILPTEHDSFSPTPAPLWRDFSTPTSEIVTFELIERGALAITDRLLADASADISRWVALLDRWGNLGARREEALNKLKALVPFIADDVGRNALRSKLRAILHSHRSFRDAAWALPEEELAPFEEIYNAITPVDLIAEISWLFDTSVALPNPIGTRWHEDTQRQLQGERRSVVEAILTNMGLDGLFALANAVQEKGYLGQAIAEAEVGNPRRGHEIIVRALTREGVVGLGVARGMIITMYPMQADQWVTDLVDEMQQIGAKQESLLAILLALPPSSRAWSLLRELGANFEEQYWKRVPILWINGEREDTEFAVSKLMDVGRARHVVHLVGLRLHTGLTFGSDLLVRLLIEAALQPAEFDADHNDTTMFQHYVAEILSVLDNRDDVPATEMLKLEWIYLPVLEYSQRPAKLIIRELASNPQLFIDVICAIYKPSEDSRVVEETVANQEQVTNRARQASNLLRLWNVVPGTRPDGTIDLAILEDWVQRARQLAKSAGREDISDQKIGEVLACAPSGQDGIWPTEAVRELIESVRNKNIEIGLMIGRRNLRGVTTRLPRDGGAQEHDLARTFSEWSRATALEWPRTSAVLEKIATSYDYEARSHDNDAEKLDW encoded by the coding sequence ATGTCTACGTTGCTCAATCCTCCTGCCTCCAATGAGGCTATCACTCCCGCACAATGTCGCGCTGCTCGCGCTCTTTTGGCTTGGTCTCAGCAGGAGCTCGCCAGCCGCGCTCGAGTAGCCACCTCCACCGTGGCAGACTTTGAGCGGGGCCATCGCAACCCGATTCAACAGAACGCTGAAGCAATTCGCGGAGTGCTCGAAGCGGAAGGCATTGCTTTCCGAGCGGGAGGAGCTGTTATCGGGCCAACATTGCCCGCCTTCGCCGACCGGAAGGACGCTGGTTTGCCAATAAGATGGGTCGATGCGACTGATCTTTCTCAGTGGGCCGAGCGACGCGACGGTCAGGGATCTCTTCCAACCTTGCTTGCGAAGCTAGCAAGGGCAAATCGCCCCATATTACTGAGGTTTCCCTCGGACGAAGGTGTCCAGCACGCTGGCTGGGACGGAGTTACCGAAGCAAGCGAAGCGTCTGAATATATTCCGCTCGGTGTCACGGGATGGGAAATCGGGACGCAGCGAGATCGCATCGCCTCGAAGGCCGATGATGACTATAAGAAGCGCAGCGAGAATCCGCTTGGTCTTATACCTGCCGAGTTGACGTTCATCTTCGTGACGCCGCGTCATTGGCCCCAAAAGGAAATGTGGGCGCAAAAGAAGCGTGCGGAGAACATCTGGAAGGACGTGCGTGCTTACGATGGAGATAATCTAGTCCATTGGATCGAACTCTATCCCGCTGTCGGGTTATGGCTGGCTATCGCCCTTGGCAAGCGACCAGCCGGGGCACTTGATCTTCGGGAATATTGGCTGGAATGGGCGCTCGCGACCCAATGGCAATTGCCAAGTGAATTGGTGCTCTGTGATCGCGACGAAAGTGCCACCCGGATTCTTCGATGGCTCAGGGGGCCGTCGTCTGTGCTTGCGGTAAAGGGGGAGAGCCCGGCTGAGGTTTCCGGATTTGTTTATGCGGCGATCAACCAGCTTCCCGCTAATCTTGCGGAATATTACCTGTGCCGAAGCTTGGTAGTCGCAAACTCCGAAACTGCAAGGCTGATTGGAGATAGTGCAACGCCGTTGGTCATCGTGGTGTTAGATCCGGAGCCAGGCCCGGCGCAGGCGTTGGCCAAGAAGGGACACCATGTACTTGCCGCATATGGCCAAGACGCCTCGTCCTCCGGCGATGCCATTGTGCTTGAACGCCCCGCACGAGAGAATATTAAGATCGTCCTTGAAGGGGTTGGCGTGCCTTCCGAGATGGCAGGGCGGATGGCGAGAGATTCGTCGCGAAGTCTAGGAATTCTGCGACGTCTCATGCCAAGCTCTCCTGGACGAGTACCCGCGTGGGCGAAAGGACTTCCCTCTCAATCGCTCATTGCGGCTCTCCTCGCAGGTGGCTGGGATGAAAGCAGCGAGGGAGACAAATCTGTCCTATCGCGGTTGGCTGACATGCCCTACGAACCGTTCGCAGCTAGTCTTGCGGGTTTGGCCGGAAATTTCGATAGTCCTCTGCGTAAAGTGGGCTCTGTGTGGAAAATTGCCTCGCCACGCGATGCTTGGGGCCTGCTGGCAGCGGATATATCGCCCTCTCACATGGAACGGTTTGCTGCAGTCGCATTAGACGTTTTGAGCGCGGCCGACCCCCGCTACGAAATGCCCGCGGAGGAACGGTGGTATGCATCGGTCCGGGGGGTGCATCCAGAATTTTCCAAAAATCTGCGTAACGGTGTCGGCGAAGTATTGATTATACTTGCTCTGTTCGGAAAACTGGCCTCATCCGTACCATCTGCGGAGCTGCAGCCAGATCTTATCATTCAACGCTTGCTTAGCGGCGCCGACCGTCAACGTTGGTGGTCACTGTCGAGGGATTTTCAACTATTAGCGGAAGCCTCACCGTCCAGTTTCCTCAGCGCACTCGACGACGCACTTGGTCAGGACGATAGCCCTGTCGCCGTTCTTTTCGGTCACGATACGTCCCCGCTTTTTGGCGCCGAGCACCTATCCACATTATTGTGGGCTCTCGAAACTTTGGCATGGTCTCCCGACTATCTCGGGCGTGCGGCCTCTATTCTCGGGGCGCTCGATGAGCTTGATCCTGGGGGCCGTTATACTAACCGTCCCGGCAGTAGTCTCCGAACTACATTTCTTCTATGGGCGCCGCAAACACACGCGACACTAGAACAGCGACTTCGGGTCTTGGACCGGCTAAGAGCGAGGTTCCCCAAGGCAGCTTGGAAACTCCTGCTGGGCATTCTTCCGACCGAACACGACTCGTTTTCACCAACGCCAGCCCCTCTCTGGCGCGATTTCTCGACGCCAACCTCAGAAATCGTCACTTTCGAGCTGATTGAAAGAGGCGCGCTCGCGATTACCGATCGTCTCCTTGCAGACGCGTCGGCTGATATCTCACGGTGGGTGGCGCTGCTCGATCGCTGGGGCAATCTCGGAGCCAGACGGGAAGAAGCGCTAAACAAACTCAAGGCGCTTGTTCCGTTCATTGCGGACGACGTGGGTCGGAACGCGTTAAGGTCGAAGTTGCGCGCAATTTTGCATAGCCATCGCAGTTTCCGTGATGCCGCGTGGGCGCTTCCTGAAGAAGAATTGGCTCCTTTTGAGGAAATTTACAACGCCATAACCCCTGTCGACCTAATCGCAGAGATTTCTTGGTTGTTTGACACGTCGGTCGCACTTCCGAACCCAATCGGCACCAGGTGGCACGAGGACACACAGCGGCAGCTCCAAGGGGAACGCCGAAGCGTTGTTGAAGCAATTCTCACCAATATGGGACTGGACGGCCTGTTTGCTCTTGCTAACGCTGTACAGGAGAAAGGTTACCTGGGACAAGCCATTGCCGAGGCCGAAGTTGGCAACCCGCGACGGGGACACGAAATTATCGTCCGGGCTCTCACAAGAGAGGGCGTAGTGGGCTTAGGAGTTGCCCGGGGGATGATAATAACGATGTATCCCATGCAAGCTGATCAATGGGTGACAGATTTGGTCGACGAGATGCAGCAGATAGGAGCCAAACAGGAAAGCTTGCTCGCAATTCTGCTCGCCCTCCCGCCCTCGTCGCGCGCTTGGTCGCTCTTGCGGGAATTGGGCGCAAATTTCGAAGAGCAGTACTGGAAACGGGTCCCAATCCTTTGGATTAATGGCGAACGGGAAGATACAGAGTTTGCGGTGAGCAAACTGATGGATGTCGGTCGCGCTCGCCATGTCGTGCATCTAGTTGGCTTGCGGTTGCATACAGGTCTGACATTTGGCTCGGATTTGCTCGTCCGCCTCCTTATTGAAGCGGCCTTACAACCAGCCGAATTCGACGCCGATCACAATGACACGACGATGTTCCAACACTACGTTGCCGAAATTCTGTCTGTTTTAGACAACCGTGACGACGTCCCCGCCACGGAGATGTTAAAGCTGGAATGGATTTATCTTCCAGTGCTTGAATACTCGCAGCGTCCGGCCAAGTTAATCATCCGCGAGCTTGCGTCCAATCCGCAGCTATTCATCGACGTAATCTGCGCAATTTACAAACCCAGCGAGGACAGCCGCGTAGTTGAAGAGACTGTGGCTAACCAAGAACAAGTCACCAATCGTGCCCGCCAAGCAAGCAACCTCTTGCGTCTCTGGAATGTTGTTCCTGGAACCAGACCAGACGGTACAATAGATCTAGCGATCTTAGAAGACTGGGTTCAACGTGCCCGCCAACTGGCGAAATCCGCCGGGCGGGAGGATATTTCGGACCAGAAGATCGGCGAAGTCCTTGCCTGCGCACCTTCGGGGCAAGACGGCATCTGGCCCACAGAAGCTGTCCGCGAATTAATTGAATCCGTTCGCAACAAAAATATCGAAATTGGGCTCATGATTGGTCGTCGCAATCTGCGTGGCGTTACGACGAGGCTACCGCGTGACGGCGGCGCCCAAGAGCACGATCTTGCGAGGACCTTTAGCGAGTGGTCGCGAGCGACGGCGCTGGAATGGCCGCGCACGTCTGCTGTTCTCGAAAAAATCGCTACGAGCTATGACTACGAAGCTCGTTCGCATGACAATGACGCGGAAAAGCTCGATTGGTAA
- a CDS encoding ISNCY family transposase — translation MSFMITMSQKELHRLEVIQKIRNQRLSVVQAAELLDLSRSQVHRLLQAYDQDGPAGLVSKKRSRPSNRRHSEEFRNAVLDLIRERYLDFGPTLAREKLLELHRISVAKETLRQWMTEAGIWISRRERKKRVFQPRGRRGCFGELVQIDGSHHWWFENRGPKCALLVYIDDATGRLLHLRFAGSENTFDYLHATKDYLQQWGKPLAFYSDKHGVFRSTHPSKKDRTSGLTQFGRALYELNIDIICANTPQAKGRVERANQTLQDRLVKELRLRGIDTIEAANSYAPEFIADFNTRFGKQPRNPKDMHRPLANHENLDGAMCRKEVRTLSQSLTLRYDKMLFILDPTEISRPLAGQKVIVCDYPDGRLEIMHESFSLPYKTFDTLRSVHRAEVVDNKRLDDMLSIVAELQAGREQQRSKSGPRRTGQKDHMFGIRDGSTANGYQKRGRKPRTDYMNDPAVIARREKALLRQPAAE, via the coding sequence ATGTCCTTTATGATCACCATGTCGCAGAAAGAATTACATCGCCTCGAAGTCATCCAGAAGATCCGTAACCAACGCCTGAGCGTCGTACAGGCCGCCGAACTGCTCGACCTCAGTCGAAGTCAGGTCCACAGGCTGCTGCAGGCCTATGATCAGGATGGTCCGGCCGGCCTTGTTTCAAAGAAGCGATCACGACCAAGCAACCGGCGCCATAGCGAAGAGTTTCGCAATGCGGTGCTGGATCTGATCCGCGAACGCTATCTGGATTTCGGTCCGACGCTGGCACGCGAGAAGCTGCTCGAGTTGCACCGGATCTCGGTCGCCAAGGAGACGCTGCGGCAATGGATGACCGAGGCTGGTATCTGGATTTCGCGTCGTGAACGCAAGAAACGGGTTTTCCAACCACGCGGCCGGCGCGGCTGCTTTGGCGAACTGGTGCAGATCGACGGATCGCATCACTGGTGGTTCGAGAACCGCGGCCCCAAATGCGCCCTGCTCGTCTATATCGATGACGCCACCGGCAGGCTATTGCACCTGCGTTTCGCCGGATCGGAGAATACGTTCGACTATCTGCATGCGACAAAGGATTATCTGCAGCAGTGGGGCAAGCCGTTGGCTTTCTACAGCGACAAACATGGTGTCTTTCGATCGACGCATCCGTCGAAGAAGGACAGGACAAGCGGTCTGACGCAGTTCGGCCGGGCGCTTTATGAGCTCAACATCGATATCATCTGCGCCAACACCCCTCAGGCCAAGGGTCGGGTGGAACGTGCCAACCAGACATTGCAGGATCGGCTTGTGAAGGAATTACGGCTTCGCGGCATTGATACGATCGAAGCTGCCAATTCCTATGCGCCTGAGTTCATTGCGGATTTCAACACTCGCTTTGGCAAGCAACCACGCAATCCAAAGGACATGCACCGACCGCTGGCCAACCACGAGAACCTCGATGGTGCCATGTGCCGGAAGGAAGTCCGCACGCTGTCGCAATCTCTGACGCTACGCTACGACAAGATGTTGTTCATTCTCGATCCGACCGAGATTTCCAGGCCACTGGCTGGCCAGAAAGTGATCGTCTGCGACTATCCGGACGGTCGGCTCGAGATCATGCACGAGAGCTTTTCCCTGCCCTACAAGACCTTCGATACGTTGCGCTCGGTGCATCGTGCGGAGGTCGTCGACAACAAGCGGCTGGACGACATGCTGTCGATCGTCGCCGAGTTGCAAGCCGGCCGAGAACAGCAACGCAGCAAGAGTGGTCCCCGACGCACCGGGCAGAAGGATCATATGTTTGGCATTCGGGACGGTAGCACAGCCAACGGCTATCAGAAGCGGGGACGCAAGCCGAGGACAGATTACATGAACGATCCGGCGGTGATTGCACGGCGAGAGAAAGCGTTATTGAGGCAACCAGCGGCGGAATAA
- a CDS encoding reverse transcriptase domain-containing protein has protein sequence MQAKEKFDEQFAIGNLQSIFDERIAASGTIGKDGIDPGAFQKNIDAELALIRKRVYADSYRFTSFKQRLISKGAGKAPREIAIAGVRDRVTLRALTNVLMHVFDDAKLPPAHFIVKDLLEFVRPLADDHVFLQLDVQDFYPSLDHQLLLKRIRTRTRYRFLTSLVDSAVKTPTGDGKKANGVGVPQGLSVSNILSSIYMMQIDENAHDRFQYYRYVDDILVVCKASDAKRHFRWLKGRLSKAQLTCHPLEEGSKSKIVPLSTGVDYLGYHITPKLVSVRKSSYRRMMTTIMSLMTSAKYRANHKRLLAKLNLKITGCILNDKRYGWMFFFSMTQDVKQLKRLDRFAARLWRKLGMAGQGKPKTFVKAYHEIRFNMAKSKYIPRFDDYSLEKKMQLIADLQGVELDSIKDWTEEKINKMFWRLVRREVSELEKDLTPVS, from the coding sequence ATGCAGGCCAAAGAAAAGTTCGACGAGCAGTTTGCAATCGGGAACCTGCAATCGATCTTCGATGAGCGAATTGCCGCATCCGGAACGATCGGAAAGGACGGTATCGACCCCGGAGCCTTTCAGAAGAACATCGATGCCGAGTTGGCGCTCATCAGGAAACGGGTGTATGCCGACTCCTATCGGTTCACGTCCTTCAAACAGCGCTTGATATCGAAGGGAGCGGGGAAGGCGCCGCGCGAGATCGCGATAGCGGGCGTTAGAGACCGGGTCACCCTGAGAGCCCTCACGAACGTGCTGATGCACGTCTTTGATGACGCGAAGCTCCCTCCCGCCCACTTCATCGTGAAGGACCTGTTGGAGTTCGTGCGGCCGCTGGCAGACGATCACGTCTTTCTTCAACTGGATGTCCAGGACTTCTATCCGAGCCTCGACCATCAGCTCTTGCTAAAGCGGATCCGAACGCGAACCCGATACAGGTTCCTAACCTCTCTGGTGGACTCCGCAGTCAAGACGCCTACCGGCGACGGTAAGAAAGCGAACGGTGTCGGAGTTCCACAAGGACTCAGCGTGTCCAACATTCTCTCCTCGATATACATGATGCAGATCGACGAGAACGCCCACGACCGCTTCCAATATTATCGGTACGTCGATGACATACTGGTGGTCTGCAAGGCATCCGACGCCAAGCGGCACTTCCGATGGCTGAAAGGCAGGCTGTCAAAGGCGCAACTGACATGTCATCCGCTCGAAGAGGGCAGCAAGTCGAAGATCGTTCCGCTTTCGACCGGCGTCGACTATCTCGGGTACCACATCACGCCGAAGCTTGTGTCTGTGCGGAAAAGCTCCTACCGACGGATGATGACGACGATAATGTCGCTTATGACAAGCGCGAAGTATCGTGCAAACCACAAGCGCCTGCTGGCGAAGCTCAATCTCAAGATCACGGGGTGCATTCTTAACGACAAACGCTACGGCTGGATGTTCTTTTTCTCGATGACCCAGGACGTGAAGCAGCTCAAACGGCTCGACCGCTTCGCCGCCCGGCTGTGGAGGAAACTTGGCATGGCCGGGCAGGGGAAGCCAAAGACCTTCGTGAAGGCCTACCATGAGATTCGATTCAACATGGCGAAATCGAAATATATCCCACGGTTCGACGACTATTCCCTGGAAAAGAAAATGCAGTTGATCGCGGATCTCCAAGGGGTCGAGCTCGATAGCATCAAAGACTGGACGGAGGAAAAGATCAACAAGATGTTCTGGCGTCTGGTCCGGAGAGAGGTGAGCGAACTCGAGAAGGATCTTACACCTGTTAGCTAA
- a CDS encoding SLATT domain-containing protein yields MTRPSPSTINDTIWITSRVRMIAERKALRNQNISYLAVTYYSVFSVILSIFESFYSVPYPELGKLNLASSVVVLVASLVAGGFRMEARAASFRECYLKLQKLYDEDLPDQDKKLRYRDILLDFPNHSNHDYTDLLVNHMLLEGKELTNHGKPLTWTWFQFFSFFGRRILYRSIIAALFLVPAAFLMWPFLHG; encoded by the coding sequence ATGACGCGTCCTAGTCCGAGTACGATCAACGACACGATCTGGATAACGTCCCGAGTTCGAATGATCGCAGAGCGCAAAGCTCTGCGGAACCAAAACATTTCATACCTCGCGGTGACTTATTACTCTGTATTCTCAGTCATCCTTTCCATCTTCGAGTCCTTCTACAGCGTTCCGTACCCGGAACTCGGCAAGCTGAACCTGGCGTCGTCGGTGGTCGTGCTTGTGGCGTCTCTAGTCGCGGGCGGTTTCCGGATGGAGGCTCGGGCCGCTTCGTTTCGCGAGTGCTATCTCAAGCTGCAGAAGCTCTACGACGAAGATCTCCCGGATCAGGACAAGAAGCTTCGATATCGGGACATCCTACTCGACTTCCCAAATCATTCGAACCACGATTACACGGACCTTCTCGTCAATCACATGCTCCTCGAAGGGAAGGAGCTTACCAATCACGGCAAGCCCCTAACATGGACGTGGTTCCAGTTCTTTTCGTTCTTCGGGCGGCGAATCCTTTACCGGTCGATCATCGCCGCATTATTTCTGGTTCCGGCGGCGTTCCTCATGTGGCCATTTCTTCACGGGTGA
- the ltrA gene encoding group II intron reverse transcriptase/maturase — protein MSLETPEKIRNLQRKLYCKAKAEPAFRFYLLYDKICREDILRHAYALARANAGAPGVDGVTFTQIEASGVDAWLAGLREELVSKTYRPDPVRRVMIPKPGGGERALGIPSIRCRVIQTAAKLVLEPIFEADFEDGAYGYRPRRSAVDAVKETHRLMCRGYTDVVDADLSKYFDTIPHSDLLKSVARRIVDRSVLRLIRLWLRAPVEERDGDGKRRMTGGKSSTHGTPQGGVVSPLLSVIYMNRFLKHWRLSGLGEEFRAHVISYADDFVILSRDHAAEALAWTRTVMTKLGLSLNEAKTSVKDARREHFDFLGYSLGPRHLPNGGRWYLGASPSRKSVQRIKTKVSALLTPGNKGTWPEVRKRLNRLLGGWAAYFSYGALASAYEGVDRHVYDRVTNFLCRRHKVQGRSTRRFPREHVYGELGVLCLRRERGKQSPWALR, from the coding sequence ATGAGCCTCGAAACACCTGAAAAGATCAGGAACCTACAGAGAAAGCTCTATTGTAAGGCGAAGGCGGAGCCCGCTTTCCGCTTCTATTTGCTCTACGACAAGATTTGCCGTGAAGACATTCTGCGCCATGCCTATGCGCTGGCCCGCGCCAATGCGGGAGCGCCTGGCGTCGACGGAGTGACCTTTACGCAGATCGAGGCGTCGGGCGTGGATGCGTGGTTGGCGGGCCTGCGCGAAGAACTCGTTTCGAAGACGTACCGACCCGATCCGGTGCGGCGGGTGATGATACCGAAGCCTGGGGGAGGCGAGCGTGCGCTCGGCATTCCCTCTATCCGCTGTCGCGTCATCCAGACCGCTGCCAAGCTCGTACTGGAACCAATCTTCGAGGCGGACTTCGAGGACGGTGCTTATGGTTATCGGCCGCGTCGCAGCGCGGTCGATGCAGTCAAGGAAACGCACCGGCTGATGTGCCGGGGCTACACCGACGTTGTCGACGCTGATTTGTCGAAATATTTTGACACGATCCCGCATTCGGACCTCCTCAAATCGGTGGCCCGACGCATCGTCGATCGGAGCGTGCTGCGGCTGATCAGGCTGTGGCTGCGAGCACCGGTCGAGGAGCGGGATGGCGACGGGAAACGGCGCATGACTGGCGGCAAGAGCAGCACACACGGCACGCCCCAAGGGGGTGTCGTCAGTCCGCTGCTCTCGGTCATCTACATGAACCGGTTCCTGAAGCACTGGCGTCTCAGCGGTCTGGGTGAAGAGTTCCGCGCGCACGTCATCTCTTATGCCGATGACTTCGTCATTCTCAGCCGCGATCATGCGGCCGAGGCGCTGGCGTGGACAAGGACGGTGATGACGAAACTCGGGCTGTCGCTCAACGAGGCGAAAACCTCGGTGAAGGATGCCCGGCGCGAACACTTCGACTTCCTTGGCTACTCGCTTGGACCACGTCATCTGCCCAACGGCGGCCGGTGGTACCTGGGAGCGAGCCCGTCCAGGAAGAGCGTGCAGCGGATCAAGACCAAGGTCAGCGCGCTGCTGACGCCGGGCAACAAGGGCACATGGCCTGAAGTTCGCAAGCGATTGAACCGCCTCCTGGGCGGTTGGGCCGCATACTTCTCCTATGGCGCTCTCGCATCGGCCTATGAAGGCGTCGATCGACACGTCTATGACCGCGTCACGAACTTCCTGTGCAGACGGCACAAAGTGCAAGGACGCAGCACGCGTCGATTCCCACGTGAACATGTTTACGGGGAATTGGGCGTGCTGTGTCTTCGACGCGAGCGCGGCAAGCAGTCGCCGTGGGCCTTACGATGA
- a CDS encoding Shedu anti-phage system protein SduA domain-containing protein, translated as MDAVSQVLEQKAGWFIQGQTGQNFDKTGNRRMTARTRDPKAILVIGRGRDIEGDGTSRDAEVRRDTFELFRRYTRNLDIVTFDEWLDRARFIPRD; from the coding sequence ATGGATGCCGTGTCCCAGGTTCTCGAACAGAAGGCAGGATGGTTCATTCAAGGCCAGACCGGCCAAAACTTCGACAAGACCGGCAATCGCCGCATGACCGCGAGGACGCGGGATCCCAAGGCGATCCTGGTGATTGGGCGGGGCCGCGATATCGAAGGCGATGGAACCTCCCGTGACGCTGAGGTCAGACGCGACACATTCGAACTGTTTCGACGTTACACCCGGAACCTGGACATTGTCACCTTCGATGAATGGCTTGATCGAGCGAGATTTATTCCGAGAGACTGA